One Desulfonatronovibrio magnus genomic window, TAAGTTCAGCGAGAGAGGTGGCTCCATTTACCATGTAGTGTCCACCGAGGGCAATCATTGCAAAACCTGCCACCAGCTTTATATAGTCTGAAGGTACTGCTTTTCTCTCTGACGGAGCGTCCAGCTCAATGGTCAGCCTGGCTCCTCTGAAAAATACCATAAAATTATATGAAACAAAGATAAAGACCAGGGCAATGCCGGTCATTCTACTCAGAGTCAGGTCCAGCATCATGACAAGAATGAACAATGTAAGCAGAATTAAAAAAAATATATCGCGCCTTATCAGGGTTTTGCTGGCTGGAATGGGTGTGATTACAGCAATAAGCCCCAGAATTATGCCCAGATTGAATATGTTTGATCCAATAACATTGGACAGAGAAATGTCTCCATATCCACGAATTGCAGCAGTGGCAGTGACCAGAAATTCAGGCAGAGATGTGCCCAGAGCCACAATGGTCAATCCAATAGTCAGTTCTGACAGGTTGAACTTTCTCGCAATGGCGGATGCGCTTTCAACTATCCATACAGCCCCCGCCCAAAGCAAAACAGCACTTATAGCCAATAATAAAAGACTGATCAGAATATCCATTCAGTTTACTCGTTCAGTGTGTTTTTCAGAGTATATCTGATGAACCAGGTCCCTGTCCCAGACAGGCTCAGACCATTGGGCTGTGTGCTCAAGCTCTCCTGGCCATACCAGCAGCTCCCGTGTTT contains:
- a CDS encoding calcium/sodium antiporter, yielding MDILISLLLLAISAVLLWAGAVWIVESASAIARKFNLSELTIGLTIVALGTSLPEFLVTATAAIRGYGDISLSNVIGSNIFNLGIILGLIAVITPIPASKTLIRRDIFFLILLTLFILVMMLDLTLSRMTGIALVFIFVSYNFMVFFRGARLTIELDAPSERKAVPSDYIKLVAGFAMIALGGHYMVNGATSLAELMGVSQWAIGVTIVAAGTSLPELITCLVAAMRHKNDMLLGNLIGSDIFNFAGVLGLTCILNPINISGTAIPSMLSLLLMLGFVTLFMRTGFKVGRLEGLFLILFALGRWTLDFTIFT